Within the Chitinophagales bacterium genome, the region AGAATGCAAGGTTTAACCACACATTAGTGGCTATTTGGCTTAGTACATCCGGTGCTAAGTTTAATAAATGAAACGGTGCACTTACTAATGTGTAAATAAAAAATATAAAGAAACCATATAATAAAGCCTGAAATATACCTTGTTTTTTATTGCCGTCTTGCTTAGTGAAAAAACTAACGGTAAGCGGTATCATAGGAAATACACAAGGTGTTAGTAGAGCTATTAAACCTCCGCCTAACCCCAGTAAAAATACCAGCCAAATACTTTTTTCTTCTTTATTTTCACTTACTTGTTTAGATGCATCTATGTCAAGTACTAAGGCATCTTTAAAGTTTTCTTCACTAAAATTACCTTCATTATCATAAAAAGGCTGACACTCATAGCTAATTTTATTTTCTGCAAAAGCAGGCTTAAATAAAAAAACAAAGCTTAAAAGGAAAAGGCTGAAAATATATTTCATAAGGTTTTTTGTTATTCTACTTCTATAGTAAACTCAATAGGGTCCGGAAATAAACATTGTATAGAATCGCAAGTCATATATTCTAAATATCCGGTTACCGTTCCTGTTCCTTTTGTAGTAAAAACTTGAGAGAAAGTAGCTCCTGTACCAAATTTTTTAATATCCATATCAAAAAGCTCGTCATAACCATCTTTTTCTACCACACCGCTTTCTTCTACATTTTCTACTTGGTCTATTATTTCATTTTCATCATAATTAATAGTAGTAGGTATCGGTCCATCATCTTCTATATTGTTAGAATAAACATACCAATGTTCATCAATATTGGCATTAAAAGTAATTTTGTATTGATTGTCTGCTAATTTTTCTGATGAATAATCCCATTTTACAGGATCTAATATTTGTATTTCGTCTGCATTGTCTTCTTCTACAACTATTTCGGTTTCGTTCTCTTGTTTTGGTGCATTAGTGCAAGAATATAAGCTAAATGCTAATAAACATATCAAGGTAAAAAAAGTGGTTTTCATAATGTATTTAATTTTTGTTTAAGTTAAAATATATTTTTTTTGGTGGTAAACATTTAGTATTATCGCAACACATAAACTCTACATAGCCATTTTTATAGTTTTCGTTTAAGGGTTTTATAGAAAATGTTACTTCAGTATAAAATTTTGTAAGCGTTGTTTCAAACATTTCATCATAATCGTTTTTTACATAGTCTGAATTTCTATTGGCAAACATCTGTTCAAACTCCCCATTGTTATTTTCTAAATAAAAAGCAGTAGGTATAGGACCATCTTCATTTTGAATTTGACTATACAAATACCAGCCACTATCTATTTTTGCTTCAGCTATTATTAAGTTCTGTTCATTGTTATAACTAAAATGCCAATTAACAGGAGCTAACTCTTGCAAAAAAGCTACTTTAGTTAATATTACAAAAAGCAATGTGATTGTATATGACAGTTTAGAAATCAATAGCGTAAATTATGCAATTAAATGTTGCCAGCAAAATTATTGTTAAATGTATTAATTCCGAAACAATTGGGCGTTTAATTATGTTAATAGCCAATCCTAAATAAACACTGGCAGGAAAACACAGTATAATAAAGCTATTGATAAATGAGCCGGTATTGAAAAATATGAGTACTAAAAAGATAATGGAAGCCGATAATATGCTATTAAAAAACAGCCTGCCACTTTGGTTAATTTTTTTGGCAAGCACTGTGGTATTAAATAGGCCTATTAAAATAAAAATGAGTAGAAAAACAGATGGTAAATAGTTAACTATACTTTTATTGCTTAAAATATTGAGGGCAAATTTTAAATTTATTGGTGGTAGATATTTAAACCATAAATAGCTAATAAAGTAAAAATTTAAAATAGGGACAGCTATTGAAAATAATAGGATATTAAATACTTTTAGTGATAATTTATTGTAATGAAAAAAGAAAATTATAAAAAATGGCAAAAAGAAAATGGAAGGTGTCCATATTAAAAATGAGATGCCGAGTATAAAGCCTATATAAAAAATGTAAGTGTTAGCATATCCTTCTTGATTTTTGTAGAAAAGAAAAATAGAAAATAGAAGCAAAGTATTAGCAACTAAGGCTGGCGATAGCGTATAAAACTCAGGGAATGTATGTATTAAAAACACAAATAGCCAAGTAAATATAAAACTATATTGGTCTATTTGTCTAATGGAATTAGTAATATGGAATATTAATACACTTTGAAATGCTATTAAAATAAAGCTAATTATTTTAGCTAAAAATGGACTCATTGAAAAGTCTGATGAAAAAAAACTATTTTGCCAAAAAATATGATAGTCAATATTATTGGGCAATAAAAAATGCAATAAGGTTAAAGCTGTAAAAATTAAAATAACGGCAAAAAAAGAGTATTGCCTGTTAAATATGAATAGCATTAAAACACGAGTTTTATTAGCTTAAACTTACTTCTGCTCATGCTGGGAATTAAAATTTCGTTTGGAGCAGTTTGCATACTCATTTTTACAATAGGCACTACCTCATTGCCTCCAATATTCATAACTACTTTGTTTTTTGAATCTTCATGGGGCTCTATACTTTCTGCTAATAATTGTCCTTCATTATCTATTTCATCTAAATAAATGAGCTGTAGCTCATTTTGTAAATTGGCGGTATAAAAAGATGAGTAACTACCATTATCATTTGTAGAAATTTGCTTTTTTCTAATAATACCAATGTTTTCTTTGTCTATTATGCCATTGCTATCTACATTGTAAACCAAAATATCATTAAAATTATAAATAGTACTTGAAGAGTAAGTATTCATTCCGCTAACAGAAAAATAGTAATTGTTTAGAGATTCTTCTTCATTTTTAAAATACGATTCGGCAAGTACCAAACATCCTCCATCATTTTTAGGAATAATATTATTTATATAAAAAGTATAGAGCTGTGGGGGAGTAGTTTCACTGGCTTTGCCTGTTAGTTTGTTGTAAAAACTTTCTGTTATTGGAGCAATGTCGGTATAAGTTGTTTCAAAATTATTTAAGTCTATTTTAGTAACAAATAACTTTGATGCACCTGTATTATCTCTTTTGTTTTCCTTGGGTTCTCTATAAAAACCACTGGCTATCAAGCTATTAGTTTTGTAATCAATTTCAAATTCTATTTTTTTAAAAACATCTTGTATCGGGTTGTAAACAGATGTTTTTACTTGTCCATTTTTTATATAAGTAATAAAATAATCAGCATTGTCGCTTTCTCGGTCATTTGTGGTTATAAAAACATAACTGCCATCGTTTAAAAGAAAAACATCTACAAAATATTGATTTATCAAATAGTTATCTGTAAGGTATTTTGAAGCTACGGTTTCAAGTTTGTTATTAACAACTTTGGTATAAAAAGATTTTATACTGCCATTTTCAAAAATAGGTGTGTAGAATAATATTAAATTTTCATCTAATGAAAGCTGGGTGCGTAAATTATTATTTAGCAAATCACTTTTTTCTCTTAAAGTATCAATTACTATGGGTTTGTCTGCAAATCTTATTTTATCGTCAAGTTGCAGAGCATTTATGGTGCTATAATTATTGCTGTGGTTAAGTTTTATAAGCCACGATTGCTGTGGATTTATCCACAGTTTTTTTATATACTCATTGCTTTGTATAGGAATTGTTTTACTACTTTGTAGTTTTAAATATCCATTATATACATCAAGTATGTGATAATTATCCTTATATCTTTCTGCTAAATATCTATTGTTTAGCTTACCGGCTATTCTAAATTTAGGAGCTTTATTAGTTAGTTTTATTCCACTTGATACATTTACATTTTGAGCTTTTGCTGTACTAAAACAAAGCAACGCAACTATTAAAGTTGATATAAATAATATTTTATTGTTGGCTGAAAAAGTTAACACAGCTAAAATTTTGGTTTAAATATAACAATAAAACAAGTAGCGTAGTAGCTTATTATTGTTTTAATCTTGGATCTAAGGCATCTGTTAGTCCTTCGCCCATTAAATTGTATATAGTTACGGTAATAAATATAGCAAAACCGGGAGCTAAAGCTAACCACCATGCACTAAAGTTTTTACGTGCTAATGACAATAATTTTCCCCAAGTTTGTACTTCTGCTTCTACACCTATTCCTAAAAATGATAAAAACGACTCGGTAAGAATAGCACCAGCCACACCAAAAGCTATAGCAATTAATACCGGAGCTAATGAGTTAGGAATAGCATGTCTAAAAATAGTACGCCATTCGCTGTATCCTAAACTTTGAGCGGCTTCAATATATTCTAAACTTCTTACTCGCAGTAATTCTCCTCTGGTAAATCGGGCTATCCCCGTCCACGAAGTAGCTCCTATTATTACCATTACCAGCATTATAGATGGTTTAGCAATGGCAACTATTGACATAATTAAAAGCAAACTTGGTACAGATAATAAAATTTCTATTACTCTTGAAACAATTATATCAATAGGAACATTTATAGCAGGTTTAGCTTTTAATATTTTATCTATCAATTTAGCCAACAACTGACCTACGGCTATAATGATAAAGAAAATTACAAGTCCAATAATAATTTGTCCTAAGGCACTTAAAATGGAATTGCTAAAAGCATCGCTAATCGTGTAAGACCTTACTTGAAAACCATAGAAAAACGCTAAGGGTAAACTTACAATAAACAAAATAATACTTGAAAGCGAAGCTTTAAGTTTTTCATCGCCAAAGTATCCTGCCATGGCACCCATAAAAATACCTATTAATGAAGCTATACTCATAGAAACCACACCTACCATCATAGCAATTCGTGTTCCGTGTATCATGCCGCTCATTACATCTCTGCCTATTTCGTCTGTGCCAAGCCAATGCCACCAGCGTAGGCTTTTTACATTTTGTTTAGCCAAAGGACTTACATAATTGGCATTAGCAAAATCTGTTTCACTTTGCCCGTAGGGAACAGGAGCCCATATTGCATAGTCAAATTTTGTGGTTTTCCAATCTACAATACTACTTAATTCTTTAGGCCACGAACCGCCAAAATCAACGATATATTCTCTAAATACAGGAAAATAAGTATTTCCCTCATACTTGCACATTAAGGGTTTTTCGTTAGCTAAAAAATCGGCAAGTAAAGCAATCATAGCAATTAAAATCATAAAACGAAGCGACCAAACGGCCACTCTGTTCTTTTTAAACTGACGTTTCACTATTGCCCAATAGCTTTGGTCTTCGTGTTTTGCTTGTTCTACAACAGTTTCATTCGTTGTAACTTCAATTTCTTCTTTATTATTATCCAAGTTACTCATTTGTTACTTCTTTTTAGTAAATGAAATACGTGGGTCAGCTACAGAATATAAAATATCTGCTACCAGCACACCTACCATTGTTAACACTGCCGAAAATATTAATACAGTAAACAGCACAGGATAGTTTCTTGCCATTACAGCATCAAAACCTACACGCCCCATTCCCGGTATTGAAAATATTACTTCTAAAACTACTGAACCGCTTATCATCATTGGGAAAAAACCCGCAAACATGGTAATAATAGGTATTAATGAGTTTCTAAAAGCGTGTTTCCATGTTACGGTTTTATCCGGCAAACCTTTGGCTACAGCTGTTCTTATATAATCTTGTCTTAAAACGCTTAGCATACTTCCTCTCATTTGGCGAGAAACATAAGCAAAAGAACCATAAACCATACAAATTAAAGGCAAAATAATGTGTGCTCCTAAATCTTTAGTTGTTTCCCAAAATCCGGCATCTTCGGGTAGATTATTAGAGAATAAACCGTAGGTTGGAAACCAGTCCATGCCGTATTCTGATGTAGTAAAATATACTATAAATATAGTAGCCACCCAAAAACTTGGTAAGGAGTATAGTATAAAGTTGATAATTGATATTATTCTATCGGAAGTAGAATCTTTTCTTTTAGATTGATATACACCTAAAAATATTGAAAAAGTATAAGAAATTAGTACGGCTATTAAATTTAAACCTAAGGTAATAGGTAAAGCATCTTTAATAATAGAAGATACAGGTCTGCCGTCTAAGAAAGATTCGCCAAAATCGCCTCTAATAAATCCTTTTTTCAAACTTACATCTTCCGATTTTTTAAACCAAGGAGCATTTCCAAACAGCCACACATGATATTGATTATTAGTTCCTATCCATTTTAAAGCAGGAATTTTGGTTTTAGAAGGTGTAGCTTTCTCTTTTACAGCATTGTAGTTACTTTCTACGGTATTAAATGCCGCTAAAGGGGCTCCATAAAAGAAATTAACTTGTTTAGAATTTACACTATCTATTTGTACGGTATTAACAGTATTAATAGCTTCTTTCATAGCAGATAGCTCGTGGCTAACATCTACATCTTCATAGCTTACTAATAAGTTGTTGATTCCTTCTTTTAGTATTTTTAAATTCTCATAAGTGAAATCATTTCTTTCTACCTTAAAAAGTGTTTTTTCAAACTCTTTTATAGAAAGATAATAAGGATGTATTTCACTCCAGTTTCCATATTCATCTATTAATCTTTCAAGATTTTCTCTTTCTTTTTTTCTGTAAATATTATACAAATCTTTAGGCATAGCCTGCGAAGTGATAGAAAAGTAAAAAGGAGGGAGGTCTAAGCCCAATTTTTTACTCATGGCTATATAAGCTTCTTCACCGGCTTGTTTTTCATTCATGCCTGCGTTTTGACCTTGCATACCTCCTTGCAATCGTGTTTCTACAGGGTCGCCAGGAGCAGCCTGACTTAGCATAAATGTTAAGAGTGTTATAATAAATAACGTAGGAATAAAATATAATATCCTTTTGAGAATGTATTTAAACATAGTTTAAAACGGCTGGTTATTGTGCTGCTGTAGCACCAAAATTAGGATTTAGTTTAAATTCTGCTTCAAAATGTCCCGGACGTTCTAAATATGCATTGGCATTATCAAAACGTTTGTGGAAAGCCATTTTATTTTTAGGTGTAAACATAAATATGTATGGTACTTCTTCATGTAGTATTTCTTGAAACTCCATATACATAGCATTACGTTTTTCTTCATCCATTTCGTAGCGTATTTTTTCAATTAGCTCAT harbors:
- a CDS encoding ABC transporter permease; this translates as MSNLDNNKEEIEVTTNETVVEQAKHEDQSYWAIVKRQFKKNRVAVWSLRFMILIAMIALLADFLANEKPLMCKYEGNTYFPVFREYIVDFGGSWPKELSSIVDWKTTKFDYAIWAPVPYGQSETDFANANYVSPLAKQNVKSLRWWHWLGTDEIGRDVMSGMIHGTRIAMMVGVVSMSIASLIGIFMGAMAGYFGDEKLKASLSSIILFIVSLPLAFFYGFQVRSYTISDAFSNSILSALGQIIIGLVIFFIIIAVGQLLAKLIDKILKAKPAINVPIDIIVSRVIEILLSVPSLLLIMSIVAIAKPSIMLVMVIIGATSWTGIARFTRGELLRVRSLEYIEAAQSLGYSEWRTIFRHAIPNSLAPVLIAIAFGVAGAILTESFLSFLGIGVEAEVQTWGKLLSLARKNFSAWWLALAPGFAIFITVTIYNLMGEGLTDALDPRLKQ
- a CDS encoding ABC transporter permease, whose translation is MLSQAAPGDPVETRLQGGMQGQNAGMNEKQAGEEAYIAMSKKLGLDLPPFYFSITSQAMPKDLYNIYRKKERENLERLIDEYGNWSEIHPYYLSIKEFEKTLFKVERNDFTYENLKILKEGINNLLVSYEDVDVSHELSAMKEAINTVNTVQIDSVNSKQVNFFYGAPLAAFNTVESNYNAVKEKATPSKTKIPALKWIGTNNQYHVWLFGNAPWFKKSEDVSLKKGFIRGDFGESFLDGRPVSSIIKDALPITLGLNLIAVLISYTFSIFLGVYQSKRKDSTSDRIISIINFILYSLPSFWVATIFIVYFTTSEYGMDWFPTYGLFSNNLPEDAGFWETTKDLGAHIILPLICMVYGSFAYVSRQMRGSMLSVLRQDYIRTAVAKGLPDKTVTWKHAFRNSLIPIITMFAGFFPMMISGSVVLEVIFSIPGMGRVGFDAVMARNYPVLFTVLIFSAVLTMVGVLVADILYSVADPRISFTKKK
- a CDS encoding cytochrome C biogenesis protein → MKTTFFTLICLLAFSLYSCTNAPKQENETEIVVEEDNADEIQILDPVKWDYSSEKLADNQYKITFNANIDEHWYVYSNNIEDDGPIPTTINYDENEIIDQVENVEESGVVEKDGYDELFDMDIKKFGTGATFSQVFTTKGTGTVTGYLEYMTCDSIQCLFPDPIEFTIEVE